TATCTCTGGCAAATTAAAACCTTGATCTTCTTTTATAATAGAAACTACTTTATTGTTCAATGTTTATTCCTCTCAACTAACGTATGAATATATCGTCACAATCAAACAAACGTTTCATGAAATAATTATTTTTCTAATATTATTCAAACGAACAAGTGATAACTACATGCAAATACAGCTTATGAAATACAAACATAACTCACGGATTGATAAAAAACTATTTACCAACACAAAATCTAGAAAAGATATTATCCAACACTTCTTCGGACACATCTTCGCCCACAACCTGCCCCAGATGGACCATGGCTTCCTTTAAGTCAATAACCCACAAATCCTCTGTTGCTCCTGCCAAAACAGAATCCTCGGCCGCTAAGACTGCTTCTTTCGCTTTCAGTAAACTTTCTTGATGCCTCTCGTTATTGATTAAAATCTCTGCCTCATTATCCACCTTGAATAAATATTCTATTTTCTTAATTAACCTTACATTAAAGTCATCCAAATTATTGTCATGCAAAACAGATAGACTAAAAATATCAGACTCAGGATGCCTCTCCAACAATTGACTGTTCACCTTATCAGCCGACGCAATATCTGTTTTATTAATCAGAAACATTGTTTTCTCAACTATGACATCTTCTAACAATAACTCATCGGAATCCACTATTCCTGTACTAGCGTCTAGCATAACAATAACAATATCTGCTTTAGCTAAATACTCTTTCGTTCTTCCTATTCCCATTTTCTCTACTTCATCTTTACTCTCCCGTATTCCAGCGGTATCCACTAACTTAATTGGGATGCCCTCTAATTCTATCCATTCTTCAATGGTATCTCTCGTTGTTCCAGGAATGTCCGACACAATAGCCCGATTATCCTCAAGCCATTTATTAAATAAACTAGATTTCCCAGCATTAGGTTTCCCTGTGATAGCAACAACCAAACCATCTTTATAAATTTTACCTTTAGAGAAAGAGACTAAAAGTCCATCGATGCTAACTCTAATTTCTTCCAAAATAGAAACATAATGCATCTTGTCTGACAATTCTTCTTCTTCCGGATAATCAAGATGAACTTCAATATGTGAAACCATATCCAACACTTTTTGTCTAATTTGAGCTATCTCTTCTGACAAACTTCCCTGCAAATGAGCACTAGATACCTTCGCAGCAATTGCTGTTTTGGCATCAATCAAATCTATTACTGCTTCCGCCTGAACCAGATCCATTTTACCATTTACTAAGGCTCTCATTGTAAATTCACCTGGCTGTGCGGATCTAGCTCCATTCTGAAAAAGTAAGTTCAAAATCTTTTTTGCTACTACGTAATTACCATGACAATTAATCTCAATCATGTCTTCACCTGTAAAGGATTTTGGTGCTTTAAAATAAGAAACTAAGACCTCATCCAAAACTTCCTGTCCTTTTTTAAAAACAGAAAATTTAATGGTATTTGGTTCGTATTTCTTTAATGATAAAAAGGGTTTTATAAATGCTAATACATCTTGTCCACTTAAACGAATAACAGCAATCCCAGATCTGCCCGGAGGAGTTGAGATTGCCGCAATAACATCTGAAAAACTATTTAAAGACATCCTTACGCAGGAGTAATTACTACTTGTCTATCCTGTCCCTGTCCGATGCTTTCTGTTTTAACTGCTGTATTCTCTTGCAAGGTTAAATGTACAATTCTTCTTTCCCATGAGTTCATAGGTCTTAGAACCACTTCTTCCTTTGTACTAATTGCTTGATCAGCCATTTCTTGAGCTAACATTTTAAGAGAATCTTCTCTTTTATCTCTATAGCCACTTGCATCAAGAACAACATTAATTGGCTGTTTAAATTTTTTACTTAATATACTTCTTAATAAGATTTGCAAAGACTGTAGAGTACTACCTTCTTTTCCAATTATTCTCCCCATGTCATCACCCTTAATATCCAGTGAAACAAAGTTATCTTCATATTTAACTACTTTAACAACATTAAAAAATCCCATTAAGTCTAAAATCTCAGTTAGCATATCTTTGGCAACCAAATGCACGTCGCTATCCACCATATTCCCAAAATTATCTTCTATCTTTTTCTCTTCAACTTGATTTTTATCTGAATTTCCTGAATTCCCAAAAATGCTTAATATTCCCATTATTTAACTCCTTTTTTACTTTTGCTCTTTTGATTTGTTTGTTTCTTTGGCTTGACTGGTGTCGCTACAACGTCAATCGTTACAGGCTCCGTAGCAACCATTTCCTCTATTTCCTTTTTCTTTGAGGTTAGCCAATACTGCTGTGCACCAGTCATTAGCTGAGACAAAGACCAATATACCAAAACTCCGCTTGGCATATTAATTGAAATAAATAACATTAAAAAAGGCATAAACTTAAACATTTTTTGCGTTGGATCATTAGGATCTGTAGACATAGTCATTGTCTTCTGTGACAACCATGTAGAAATAGCTACAAGGATTGGAAGAATAACGGTAGAATCAGGACCTATTAAATTATTTATCCACAAAAAAGATGCCTGACTCGGATCAACTGCCAATATTAATTCCCTAAATGTTGGACTATTTAAAGACATAAAAATAGCAACAAAAAAAGGTAACTGAATTAAAGTTGGAAGACAGCTTCCAAATGGGTTCACATTATGTTCTTTATATAAGGACATCATTTGAATCTGTAATTGCTGTGGATTATCTTTATATTTTGTTTGCACTTCTTTAAGCTTAGGTTGAATCTTTTTCATATCATCCATTGCTCTAACTTGCTTAATTGTAAAAGGAAACAACACCAATTTTATAACAAAAGTTAATAAAATTATTGCGATTACATAGTTGTTGGTTAAATTAAAAAAGAATTGCAAAATAGGGATCATCATATTATCAACTAAAAAAACAAATGGGTTCATCGTCTCACCTTTCTATTTAACAGGGTCGTAACCACCTGGATTCCATGGATTACACCTTAACAATCTATAGGTACTCATCGAGCCACCCTTAAAAACTCCGTATCTCGTAATTGCCTCTAAGGCATACGAAGAACAAGTAGGATAAAACCGGCATTTTTTGGGAGTTAATGGCGAATATTTTTTGTATATTCTAATTAAAAAGATTAGTGTGTTTTTAACCATATTTTCTCTTCAAGTATGCCAACTGGTTTAACCAGTCTTGCTTTAACTCTTCGAAGGAAAGATTTACTGCTAAACCTTTAGAAATAACCACATAGTCCCCTGTTATCTCTGGCTTATTGCATCTAAATACTTCTCTTAGCCTTCGTTTTGTTTTGTTCCGTACTACGGCTCTTTTATCAACTTTCTTGCTTACAATAACTCCAAACCTTAATGTCTTGTCTGGTTTAAAATAAACAATTATGCCTTTTCCTGTTGCCTTCTTTTGTTCTGCATAAACTGCTTTAAATTCTGAATATTTCCTTAGTCGAAGACCCCTATCGAAAGAAAATTCTTTAAACAGCTATCTTTGCCCTTCCTCTTTTACGACGAGCTTTCAGGACTGCACGTCCTCCTACTGAACTTGATCTCACAAGAAAACCGTGTGTCTTGTGTCTTTTTCTGCTATTGGGCTGAAAGGTCTGCTTCACTGGAACTACCTCCTAAAACTTTTACTAAAACTTTCCCTAGTTTGGATAACGTATGAGCATTATAAGAGAAAATAACTATAGGGTCAAATAATAAATTACATTGCCTTTTCGTAGTATGAGGCAAAAGTCTCGCAGGGATTAGAATAAGCATATAAGTGCTGTTTTTCAACAGGAGCTATTAAGTTGTATTTTCCAAATTTACTTTGCTTACTTCTCATAGAATCCATATCAAAATTGTGTTTCTGCTCAAAGGCTTCTCGTTTGCTTAACTTTATCTGTTGCATACCAATATTGTACATATTGTTTCCGCCCAAAAAAGTTTGTTCATAATGCACTACATCCCAGCCGCTCTTTAAGGTAAATTTGAAAAACTCTTCAAAAGTCATATTATATGAATGAACAGCGTGTCCAACTTCATGCTTAACTACTGGAATTATTTGGTCAACTGTATCAAGGTCAAACACCAAAATTCTCTGACTATTTTTATCATAAGCGCCATAAGCTCTACTGTGATGCCTTTTTGCAAAGATTGATTCTGGCATGGTTTCCATATTCATTTGAATGCTCTTATTCTTGACAATAGTTTTAACGCCTTTTAAATGCTCACCTGGAAGATTAGCTAATACATAATTAAGCATCTTTAATTCTTCTTCTGAAAATGGAATATCTGAATTATGTACTTTAATGTTAAATTTCTTTTTAATTTCTTCTGCTAAGAACTGAAGTGCATCAGGCACATTCCTAAGTTGAATATTATAACCTGAATTATTTTGTTGAACCTGTTCTGCATTAGGTCTAAAAGATGGCGTAAACCTTCCTAGCCCTGTTCCTTGCAGGTCAGATGCAGAAAGCCCTTGGGTTCCCCAAGAACTTATTGACGGCATATTAGAGCCAATACCTAAGACCATTTATTTACCCCTTGTCTTCTTTTCTTTACTCAAACAACTTATAACTAACCATACTCTCAATTTTGGCAATCGTCTTCATGAAATTCTGAGCTGAAACTATGTTTATCTTAGACTCCAAACCGGTCTTTAATTCAAAAAACCCGTTATTGTCTTTGATTAACTGAGATTGATCCGTGTTTTTGTGGTAGGCGCCATCATTGGAAGGCTCGACGGAAAAACCTCTTTTAGCAAACTCTTCCCAGAAATTCTTACATATTGAATCTTCTTTTAACTTTTGTTTATGATTTACTCTTGCATGTATCATATTAACCACCCCATTTTTCGCTCTTATATTAATATATCGAACGAAAAATGAATAATTCCCATTATTTTTTAAAATAATATCATGATTAGTAGAATTAAGGAAAATATGATTGAATATATGCTTTTGTTTGCACAAGCCATTACTTTTCATTAGAATTAATCCTTCCTTTTATAGATAAAATTTTTACCTATATAGCGCCACCATCTCTTATAACGACTATTAACTAAGCTTTCTTGTATCCATTTTTTATAATATATCTACCTCGCTCCTGGTTCCTCTCGCCTAAAAGAGAGAGGGAATATTTATAAAAAAGTAGTATAATCAAAAGATGGAATATATATCTTTATTTATTATTATCCCGCTACTCTTTACGCTACATTATTTCCTTTACACAGAGAAAACAAAAATATTTCTACAAAAAACTTTAGGGAATTGGTTTATGAGTTATTTGTATAGGTTTTTATACGCTATAATTACTATCGTCATAATTCTCATTTTCATTAAAGTCATTAGCTCTATCCAAGCACCACACATTCTAAATATGCAAGATAACCTCAGCAATATCGTTTTTCTTATAATGGATACATTTAGACTTATCTTCCTTTTCTTAATAGTTGAATCGGTTTGGACACTTGGGATGGCAAACATTTTTGGAATAAAGCATTTAAAAAATTTATTTTCAAAAAACAAAGACAAATTCAATTTAGACTTTATTGTTACACCCTTTAACGTAAAAGGGCTATACCTTAGACACCGACATCCATTACTTTTCTACCTAGTACTTTTTATTTTATTTGATAGAACCTTAACTTTGCTTAGTATCTACTCCCTAATCTTTTTATCTGCCTATTACATTTTATTTACAAAAATGGTTGAAGCTCAACTTGTTACTATTTATCAAAATGATTTTAACAATTATCAAAAAGGCACAAATTTCTTTCTCCCGCAATTTAAAAAGTATCCAAATGAGCCTACTAAGAAATAGTTTTGCTGGCAGTTTTTATCCGAACAACCCTTTAATTCTTCAAAAACAATTACAAACTTTTCTATCTGAACCCTCCAAGACAATCAATAAACCAAAAGCAATTATTGTTCCCCACGCTGGATACATTTATTCCGCTCAAACAGCAGCATATGGATACAAACAACTTGAGAACGAGAATATCAAAACAGTTATCATCCTTGCCCCTGCTCATAAAACTTTTCATCAAAGCCTAGCCATACCTTCCGAGAAATCGCTGGAAACACCACTAGGAAACCTAGATGTCGACGAGTCTAAAATTAACGAATTGTTGTCATCAAATATTTTTATTAAAGACTCACGACCTCACTATCAGGAACATTCACTTGAAGTGCAATTACCTTTCCTTAAGTATCTCTTACCTGAATGTAAAATAATACCAATCAATGTTGGAATGATAGATTTAGCTATAGCAAAAAAAGCAGGCAGAGAAATTGCTTCCGTTATGGACAACAACACTGTCTTAGTAGTTAGTAACGACTTATCACATTATCACTCTTTAAAAACAGCCAAAGAGCTAGACGAAAAAACGATTAACCATATCCTGAAAATGTCGCCAGATAATCTTCTTAATCAACACCAAATGAAAGAAGCTGACTGCTGTGGTGTTTTCCCAATTACCTTGCTTCTTGCCACTCTAAATGAACTAGCTATTACAAAAAATAAGCTTCTCTACTATGACACTTCTGCCACGGCGTCGTTTGATGACAAACATGTTGTAGGATATGCCAGTATTGCTTTTTATTAACTGATTCTAATTCTAGCTGCTTTAGCGTGAGCTGGTAGTTTCTCAATATCTGCAAAATACGCAGTATCTTTTCCCACTTTAGGAAAATCAGACTTATCCATTCTTACTACTGTCGTATATTTTTGAAAATCTATCGCACTTAAGGGTGAAGAAAACCTTGCAGTTCCGCCTGTTGGCAACACATGGTTTGGCCCCAGCATATAATCGCCCAACACTTCTGCTGAATATTCTCCAACAAAAATTGCTCCAGCGTGTGAAATATTATTAACTAGTTCTTCTTGTTTGACGTGAAATATTTCCAAATGCTCCGCTGCTATCTGGTCAGCTATCTTGGCTAGCTTTTTAACATCAGCACCTTCTTGAACAATTATTAAAGAATTATCTGACAAAGCTCTATCCAGTATCTGCTTTCTAGGTAGTTCTTTATATTGCAAAGCTAATTGTGTTTTAACTTTCTTTGCTAGCTCTCTAGACTCTGTTATAAGAATTGCTGAGGCTAAAGTATCATGCTCTGCCTGAGCTAACATATCTGCAGCAATAAATCTTGGATCTGCACTGTCGTCAGCAATAATGCAAACATCGCTTGGCCCTGCCATTTTGTCGATACCTACGACTCCAAAAACTTCTTTTTTAGCTAAAGTTACATAAATATTTCCTGGACCTACTATTTTATCTACCTTCTTTATACTTTCCGTACCATAAGCCAAAGCGCCAACTGCTTGAGCTCCGCCCACAGAGTAAACTTCCTTGATGCCTAGCAAATAAGCTGCCGCCAAAACTGAATTATCAATTTGTCCATCTTTTCCAGCTGGAGATGCAAGCACTATCTCTTCTACGCCAGCAACCTGAGCGGGAATTACGTTCATTAACACTGACGTTGGATATGCAGCGGTGCCACCTGGGACATATACACCAACTCGTTTAATTGATGTAACTTTCATGCCATAGGAAGAGTTCTCGTAAATTTTTTCTTGCCAAGAGTTTAATAAAAAATTCTGATGATAACTGCGAATATTTTCTGTTGCTACATTTAAAAGATTTTTTAATTGTTCTGAAGAAGTATCATACGCCAATTTCAAAGCTTCTTTGGTAACAACAATGTCTTTAATGTTTTTTGCTGGAAATTCAAATTTGTTGATATAACCCAATAGTGCAACATCGCCTTGTTCTCTAATATCTTTTAAAATATTACAAACAACCTCTGATTCTTTTCTATCAATAAAGGCTGTTCTTGTATGAATTTTTTTTATTTCTTCGCTAATGTTTCTTTCCACGGTACGAATCATAAATATTAACCTATATACTGCTTTACTATCTCGTTTCTCAAGCTATAAAAAACTCGATTAACTAAAAGATGAGCAGTTGTTTCATAAATAGTCTGAGTTTCTACCAGACCATTTTCTTTCAAAGTTTTACCGGTCGCAATTAGATCAACAATATAGTCACTAAGTCCTGTTATGGCAGCCAACTCAACTGAACCGTATAGCTTGATAATATCTACCTTAATTCCTTTTTTATCAAAAAACTCCTTAGTACTATTGACGAATTTTGTGGCTACTTTATTACCATTGCTAAAATTCTTATCTTTCTTATTTATGTCCGTAGCAACAGATAAGCGACAATATCCAAACTCTAAATCTTTTAAAACAATTAAATCTGGTTTGGTTTCTCTAACTATATCCATCCCGCAAACACCCATATCAACAACACCATTCTGTACATAGACAGGAACATCTGTTGGTCTAAGTATCAAAAATTTAAACTTCTTGGTTTTATCATAAAAAATTAAAGCTCTATCTGGAATTTCGCCTACCTCTATCCCCTGTTTTTGAAAAAAAGCTAAGCTATCCTTAAAAAGATAACCCTTTGGTAATCCGATAGTAATTGATCTTTCCATTATTTCCCCTTAAAGTATGTAATTAGTTTTTCAAAGCCAAGCGCAAACCCAATAGCCGGAATATCAAAAGAGTATTCTTTGTACAAAGTATCATAACGACCACCAGAACCAACAACATATCCAACACCTTCTAACAGTACATTAAAAATAATTCCAGTATAATAAGTTACTTCTGGCGCTAGTCCTAAATTATAAACCAGATGATCCATGTTTTCCGGAGCTATCTGCCTAAATAAATCATCAAACTCTTTCAAATAGGAACCCTTAGTTAAAATACTTACATCGCCTAAAGCTGGAAGTTTATCCAACTTATTATATTCTTTATTCATTAACGCTTCTTTAATTTCTAGTGTTTCTGTCTCGCTATGTTCAATATGTCCTAGTTCAATTTTAAAATCTTCGATACCTGCAGAATGCAAGACATCAATAAGTAAATTAACAATCCGAATGTCTGCGTTAATACTATCGTCTCCTAATAATTCAGCACCAATTTGTAAAAATTCTTGTTTTCTTAAAATATGCTGTTTACGAAAAACGTTCTCTAGATAAAAAAACTTTTGGGGGAAAATTAACTCTTGGTTTCTTGCTGAAACTAGTCTAGCAATTGGCGTAGTCATTTCTGGTCTTAAAACCATAATTGCTCCATCATGGCTAATAAACTTTATGGACTTTTCCTTAAGATACGGGCCCCAGCCTTTAGAAAGCTCAGCATAAGGCTCAAACGTCGGAGTCGTTACTCTGTTATATTTATTTGATTTAAAACAACCAACCATCTTTTCGATTACATCATGTCTTTTAGACAATTCATCTGGCAATATTTCATTTACACCTTGTAACACTACCTAACCTCACCTTTCTAAAATCAATAAATAAATATTTCAACTCAAATCTACTTAACCAATGAACCATTGAACTAATCAATACGGGTGGTCACCCGGATAAACCACTATCCCCTCATCGCCAACTCTCATCCTATGAATGTCTGTACTATGATTTGTTCCTCTTAGTTTTCTAACCTCAATACCTCTATATGTATGACCTAAGTGTAACATTATTAATCCCTGAGCTAGAAAATCCTCCACACCAAAATGAGTTAAACCAATCTCTCCAGATGGCTTCTCGGTTATTACTATTGTAGTACATTGTAGTTTTCTAATTTCATGCAAAAGCAAAAAAAGTTCTTTTCTCATTTTATTATAATCATTAAAAGCCATACCAAAGGCTGGCAAAGAATCAATAACAAGTCGTTGAAATTTATTTTCTTTAATTTGTTTAACTAAAGTAGAAAGCAAATCAAAAACATTTTCATCGAAATCTTTCTTTAGCATTGGAAAATACAAAAACTTTAATTTATCCTCATCAATCATCTTCTGAATATTCCAACCAAACCTACTGGCATCAGCGATAATATCGTCAATTGGTTCTTCAAAAGAAACGTAAAGCCCTTTTTCTTGGTACTTATAGGCGCCGTTATATAAAAACTGGGTGGAAAGGATTGTCTTACCAGAACCTGCTGAACCTGACAAAAAGAAGTTTCTTCCCTTTGGAAATCCACCTTCAATGATAGAATCTAAACCACTTATTCCTGAAGGCGTTCTATCCATGGTCTCCTAGTTTCACCCACTCCCTATCAAAATCTATCCACTTCATACTAGCTACTCTCATATACATATGCCCATCTTTTTCTTTCGTTTCTATTACACCATCCATTATATACTTAATATTGTTTAGAACATACTCCGAAACTGTGCCTTCTTCTAAAACAAACATTGTATTTACCATCCCAAACGCTAAAGAAGTTCTAGCCAACTGGGATAAAAGACGTTGTGCCATAGACAGATCAAAGTTAACCAAAATAGAAGAAATTGAATCGAACACCCGTCTTCCACCTAGCTTACTCTGGATTGATTGACCAATGTGTTGACCAGAATCAGAAATAATCATAGAGAATTGATTTAAATCAAGAATTCCATCTATTCTAAACTTTTCTTTTACCTCAGAGGCACCTGAAGACCAAGAATAAGCATCAACAATAGAAAAAAGATCTAACTCCTCGTACTCTCTAACATCTATCTCTAAGCTAGACGACAGTTTATCTCGAATTAGCTTTGGTGAATCATCAAGAGTTACAAACATGCATCTTTCTTTGTTATGCAATCCGTTTAAAATAAATTTTCTTGCCATCGTTGATTTACCAGTACCCAAAGGCCCAAGCAACAAAATATTAGAACCTTTAGGGAGTCCTCCGTCTAACAATTCGTCTAACTCTTTTATTCCAGAACTAATTTTATCTATCTCTGCATTTTCTTTTTTATTTAGACTTATTACTGCTTTAGCATTGCTTGCATTACGTACTCTTGATTCTTGTCTTCTCAGCAACAATGTTTCAACTCTTGATTTTAATTCATCCAAATTAAAGGGTTTAGTAATATAATCATCTGCGCCACCCTCAAATCCCGTAATTTTGTTAAACTCATCACCAATCGCAGATAAAATAATAATAGGAACATCAGCAAAGTCTTTGTTTTCGCGTAATGTTTTACAGACTTCAAACCCATCTTTTTCAGGCATAACAATATCCGTAATAATCAAATCTGGAAATTCTTGTAGTGCTTTTTCTATAGCTTGAGCGCCATTATTAGCTAAAATTGTTTTATACCCCAAATCATCAAGCATCATGCTGGTGAGCATTAAAATGTTAGGTTCGTCATCTGCTATAAGTATCTTAAATGCTGAATCACTCATTTATCCAAATACCATCCTTGGGTTTTATTTCAAAACTAATTGCCTTCACAGCATAATCAGTAAACATTATCTTCTGAGGCAATATATACCTTTTTACCATCTCTCCCTGCTGGTCAAAATACATCTTAATAGTATTTGTCTCAATTGCGTTATCTTCAACATTGTCGTTTTTTAGTATCACAATTGTTAAATCACTATCTGACTTCTCTATCATATCATTTAATCCTGAAAAATAAATTTTTCTTATATTATTATTCGCTGTTATAAACTGAGGGAAAGCTGGGTCCAGCACTACTCTTTTTATCTTATTTTTACTTACAATATCCTTGATTTCTTTAATCAAATTCACAAAAATATCACCATTATCAAAACTTTCTGTTTCTCCAAAATAATCTCGTATATCTAATATTAGAAATCTTCCTTGCTCAAAAGCCCAAGCAATATCCCAACCCATAGAAGAAATTATTTCTCTTATTTGCTTTGGAGTATCTTTAGATGTAACAAAAAGAACTCTTTCATCAGTGAACAATCCTTCTTTCAAAAACTGAATTCCAAATATTGTTTTACCTATACCAGAGCAACCTTCCAACGAAGTTAGCTGGTTTTTTGGCAATCCTCCTCGTAGTTGTTTATCTAATGCTTTTATTCCTGTTGCAACCCTATTTCCCATACATAAAATTATAGCCCCGATAAACAGGATTTTGGAAGTCTTATTTACAATTAACAATGGAATATTACATAATCTAAACTATGGAACAAAAAAAATATGAAATAGCTGTCTCTGACTGCAACAACTTTTACATAAATATTCTTAAAGAATTAGGGATACAAGATATTCTGGATATTAAAAAGAAATATCCGGAAATGTCGCTTTACAACCTTTTTAACACAATTGAGCTAATCAACGAAGTTTACAGAGAAGACAACAGTAAAGACTTCATCATCTATGCTGAGGCTAATAAAGATAACTCCCGCCCCGCAGAATATCTTTCCAATAACTGTTTCATTTCTATTAATAAAGAAGAAACACTCGCTGACATAACAATAAATCCAAACGCTAATTTGAAAAAAATTAATAAAGAAATCGCTAGAACAGGCATTACTTTTGGTGTTATGCCAGAAATGATTGAGTATATGCAAGCCAACAAAGTTACTGATTCTTTTATTTTCGCTAAAGGAGACTTTGCTGTCCCAGTCGAAGAAGCACAATGCACTTATTTTTATGAAACAAAAAGACCGTTCCCTGCCAACATCCAGCAAGGAACAAAAGGTGTTTACTTGGACACCACTATCGAGAATAGAACTATACTTGGTAAAAAAATTGCAAGAATCAACAAAGCATCCAAAGGCATGCCGGGAAAAACAATTACTGGGCTGACCATACCAACCAGAATTCATCCCCAAAAAACTCTGCAATTAGGAGAAAATGTCTTCGAAAAAGGTGCAGATATTCTACCGAAGATAGATGGAATAATAAATTACAGCGCTGAAGTGATTGGAGTCACTCCA
Above is a genomic segment from Candidatus Margulisiibacteriota bacterium containing:
- the mnmE gene encoding tRNA uridine-5-carboxymethylaminomethyl(34) synthesis GTPase MnmE codes for the protein MSLNSFSDVIAAISTPPGRSGIAVIRLSGQDVLAFIKPFLSLKKYEPNTIKFSVFKKGQEVLDEVLVSYFKAPKSFTGEDMIEINCHGNYVVAKKILNLLFQNGARSAQPGEFTMRALVNGKMDLVQAEAVIDLIDAKTAIAAKVSSAHLQGSLSEEIAQIRQKVLDMVSHIEVHLDYPEEEELSDKMHYVSILEEIRVSIDGLLVSFSKGKIYKDGLVVAITGKPNAGKSSLFNKWLEDNRAIVSDIPGTTRDTIEEWIELEGIPIKLVDTAGIRESKDEVEKMGIGRTKEYLAKADIVIVMLDASTGIVDSDELLLEDVIVEKTMFLINKTDIASADKVNSQLLERHPESDIFSLSVLHDNNLDDFNVRLIKKIEYLFKVDNEAEILINNERHQESLLKAKEAVLAAEDSVLAGATEDLWVIDLKEAMVHLGQVVGEDVSEEVLDNIFSRFCVGK
- a CDS encoding KH domain-containing protein, producing MGILSIFGNSGNSDKNQVEEKKIEDNFGNMVDSDVHLVAKDMLTEILDLMGFFNVVKVVKYEDNFVSLDIKGDDMGRIIGKEGSTLQSLQILLRSILSKKFKQPINVVLDASGYRDKREDSLKMLAQEMADQAISTKEEVVLRPMNSWERRIVHLTLQENTAVKTESIGQGQDRQVVITPA
- a CDS encoding YidC/Oxa1 family membrane protein insertase, whose translation is MNPFVFLVDNMMIPILQFFFNLTNNYVIAIILLTFVIKLVLFPFTIKQVRAMDDMKKIQPKLKEVQTKYKDNPQQLQIQMMSLYKEHNVNPFGSCLPTLIQLPFFVAIFMSLNSPTFRELILAVDPSQASFLWINNLIGPDSTVILPILVAISTWLSQKTMTMSTDPNDPTQKMFKFMPFLMLFISINMPSGVLVYWSLSQLMTGAQQYWLTSKKKEIEEMVATEPVTIDVVATPVKPKKQTNQKSKSKKGVK
- the yidD gene encoding membrane protein insertion efficiency factor YidD; this encodes MVKNTLIFLIRIYKKYSPLTPKKCRFYPTCSSYALEAITRYGVFKGGSMSTYRLLRCNPWNPGGYDPVK
- the rpmH gene encoding 50S ribosomal protein L34; this encodes MKQTFQPNSRKRHKTHGFLVRSSSVGGRAVLKARRKRGRAKIAV
- the amrB gene encoding AmmeMemoRadiSam system protein B, with amino-acid sequence MILTIIKKAQISFSRNLKSIQMSLLRNSFAGSFYPNNPLILQKQLQTFLSEPSKTINKPKAIIVPHAGYIYSAQTAAYGYKQLENENIKTVIILAPAHKTFHQSLAIPSEKSLETPLGNLDVDESKINELLSSNIFIKDSRPHYQEHSLEVQLPFLKYLLPECKIIPINVGMIDLAIAKKAGREIASVMDNNTVLVVSNDLSHYHSLKTAKELDEKTINHILKMSPDNLLNQHQMKEADCCGVFPITLLLATLNELAITKNKLLYYDTSATASFDDKHVVGYASIAFY
- the hisD gene encoding histidinol dehydrogenase; the protein is MIRTVERNISEEIKKIHTRTAFIDRKESEVVCNILKDIREQGDVALLGYINKFEFPAKNIKDIVVTKEALKLAYDTSSEQLKNLLNVATENIRSYHQNFLLNSWQEKIYENSSYGMKVTSIKRVGVYVPGGTAAYPTSVLMNVIPAQVAGVEEIVLASPAGKDGQIDNSVLAAAYLLGIKEVYSVGGAQAVGALAYGTESIKKVDKIVGPGNIYVTLAKKEVFGVVGIDKMAGPSDVCIIADDSADPRFIAADMLAQAEHDTLASAILITESRELAKKVKTQLALQYKELPRKQILDRALSDNSLIIVQEGADVKKLAKIADQIAAEHLEIFHVKQEELVNNISHAGAIFVGEYSAEVLGDYMLGPNHVLPTGGTARFSSPLSAIDFQKYTTVVRMDKSDFPKVGKDTAYFADIEKLPAHAKAARIRIS
- the hisG gene encoding ATP phosphoribosyltransferase yields the protein MERSITIGLPKGYLFKDSLAFFQKQGIEVGEIPDRALIFYDKTKKFKFLILRPTDVPVYVQNGVVDMGVCGMDIVRETKPDLIVLKDLEFGYCRLSVATDINKKDKNFSNGNKVATKFVNSTKEFFDKKGIKVDIIKLYGSVELAAITGLSDYIVDLIATGKTLKENGLVETQTIYETTAHLLVNRVFYSLRNEIVKQYIG
- a CDS encoding ATP phosphoribosyltransferase regulatory subunit, encoding MLQGVNEILPDELSKRHDVIEKMVGCFKSNKYNRVTTPTFEPYAELSKGWGPYLKEKSIKFISHDGAIMVLRPEMTTPIARLVSARNQELIFPQKFFYLENVFRKQHILRKQEFLQIGAELLGDDSINADIRIVNLLIDVLHSAGIEDFKIELGHIEHSETETLEIKEALMNKEYNKLDKLPALGDVSILTKGSYLKEFDDLFRQIAPENMDHLVYNLGLAPEVTYYTGIIFNVLLEGVGYVVGSGGRYDTLYKEYSFDIPAIGFALGFEKLITYFKGK
- a CDS encoding ATPase domain-containing protein, translated to MDRTPSGISGLDSIIEGGFPKGRNFFLSGSAGSGKTILSTQFLYNGAYKYQEKGLYVSFEEPIDDIIADASRFGWNIQKMIDEDKLKFLYFPMLKKDFDENVFDLLSTLVKQIKENKFQRLVIDSLPAFGMAFNDYNKMRKELFLLLHEIRKLQCTTIVITEKPSGEIGLTHFGVEDFLAQGLIMLHLGHTYRGIEVRKLRGTNHSTDIHRMRVGDEGIVVYPGDHPY